In a genomic window of Nostoc sp. UHCC 0870:
- a CDS encoding phosphodiester glycosidase family protein has product MYFKKIVSLSIFLVSVSLLSGCQKIDASSAPKVVKACAGENSKFSIEFFKTNNRGDKFAKGINHVIIFNPRSEALDFKVNLGLSHPIYAKDSRGKFRREYIPKQFRELISHANSQLNGKKPIAAINADYIDTENKPQGLNISRGIEYAGDFKSKRSSFGISGGKASQRKATIDVGRRANNILNYNLVGGNGRFYRQGKFKDICQDLGEFACRQATNRSMAAITSKGYVILLVNDIKANSTIEPSGVNQELTPDKFDDVLEGIARNNCLGKIKEGILFDGGMSPGLYYNNKIYVENPGFIGSVFLIYKK; this is encoded by the coding sequence ATGTACTTCAAAAAAATAGTTTCTTTATCTATATTTCTGGTTTCTGTCAGTTTATTGTCAGGTTGTCAAAAAATCGATGCTAGTTCAGCACCGAAAGTTGTAAAAGCTTGTGCTGGGGAAAATAGTAAATTTAGTATTGAATTTTTTAAAACGAATAATCGTGGTGATAAATTTGCTAAAGGTATTAATCATGTGATTATTTTTAATCCTAGGTCAGAGGCACTAGATTTTAAAGTGAATCTGGGGTTATCTCATCCAATTTATGCTAAAGATAGTAGGGGTAAATTTCGGAGAGAATATATACCTAAACAATTTCGTGAACTTATTTCTCATGCTAACTCTCAGCTAAATGGCAAAAAACCAATAGCAGCAATTAACGCCGACTATATAGACACGGAAAATAAACCCCAAGGCTTAAATATTTCTCGTGGAATTGAGTATGCAGGAGATTTTAAAAGTAAACGTTCTTCTTTTGGTATTTCTGGTGGTAAAGCTTCACAACGAAAGGCTACAATCGACGTTGGTAGAAGAGCAAATAATATTTTAAATTACAATTTAGTAGGCGGTAATGGCAGGTTTTATCGTCAAGGTAAATTTAAAGATATTTGTCAAGATTTAGGTGAGTTTGCCTGTAGACAAGCTACTAATCGTTCTATGGCGGCTATCACAAGTAAGGGTTATGTGATTTTGTTAGTTAATGATATAAAAGCTAATTCTACTATTGAGCCATCTGGGGTTAATCAAGAGTTGACACCAGATAAATTTGATGATGTTCTAGAAGGAATTGCACGCAATAATTGTTTAGGCAAAATTAAAGAAGGAATTTTATTTGATGGTGGTATGTCACCAGGACTTTATTATAACAATAAAATCTATGTAGAAAATCCTGGTTTTATTGGTTCGGTGTTTTTAATTTATAAAAAATAA
- a CDS encoding DEAD/DEAH box helicase: MNFEFVLDIPQYILNRLAADEQRNLRIILELEALAPHHQRIIVFNTCVEHAQLIASILRLRGLNADAVTGETPKPERERLIQSFKDQQTQTKILCNYGVLTTGFDAPKTSAAVIARPTKSLVLYSQMVGRAIRGIKAGGNATAEIVTVVDSQLPGFGSVASAFHNWEDVWRKTHE, from the coding sequence TTGAATTTTGAATTTGTATTAGACATTCCCCAATATATCCTCAATCGGTTAGCCGCAGACGAACAACGCAACCTCCGCATCATCCTAGAACTGGAAGCACTCGCCCCACATCATCAACGCATCATAGTATTTAATACCTGCGTGGAACACGCCCAACTCATCGCTTCTATATTGCGTTTACGAGGCTTGAATGCTGATGCGGTGACAGGTGAAACCCCCAAACCCGAACGAGAAAGACTGATTCAAAGCTTTAAAGACCAACAAACCCAAACCAAGATTTTATGTAACTACGGCGTGTTAACCACTGGCTTCGACGCACCTAAAACCAGTGCTGCTGTTATCGCCCGTCCTACCAAATCCCTGGTTCTCTACAGCCAAATGGTAGGACGCGCCATCAGAGGAATCAAAGCTGGGGGTAATGCTACAGCCGAAATAGTCACCGTTGTAGATAGTCAACTCCCTGGTTTTGGTTCAGTCGCATCAGCCTTCCACAATTGGGAAGACGTTTGGAGGAAAACCCATGAATAA
- a CDS encoding ATP-binding protein translates to MNNAHDIVPTHLAVQAMRDNGYKNAAYALAELMDNAIQAGASQVELLCGERKEQGEVRRRSRIEQIAVLDNGCGMDANVLRLALQFGNGTHLEKDKHTGIGRFGMGLPSSSISQCQRVDVWSWQNGIENALHSYLDLDEIKTRRMTEVPEPTPQPIPMTWRNIGHKFGDSGTLVVWSNIDRCIWRTGKAIIDNSEFVIGRMYRKFINSGKVKIRMVAFDLEALYSLILEKYALPNDPGYLIEKTSCDPPFDNQAMFQTWQGDTSYEATFTINFNEQEHEVKVRFSYAKEEARLIEGVNNPGSTPHGQHAKKNIGVSIVRAGRELELDIGIVNGYEATERWWGVEVEFPPSLDDIFGVTNNKQSARNFSELLRVNIQSLLDEGKTITQLKEELKEDGDPKSPLLDIAHKINTQLSVIRGLLKAQTKGTRSNPEKRHDPYKPEKVATTVTKERKSQGYKGQSDIDEQLPKEERKQVIKETLKEDGVTETKAELLAATTVDDGLKYTFVESPLDTPAFFSVKPRGGAIIVTLNTNHPAYKNLVEILEEDVDKADIDTLRSRLVNSLDGLKLLLMAWARYEDEQPDGKFKDNAQDTRIDWGRVARRFLENE, encoded by the coding sequence ATGAATAACGCCCATGATATCGTTCCCACACACCTCGCAGTCCAAGCCATGCGGGATAACGGTTATAAAAACGCCGCCTACGCTTTAGCCGAATTAATGGATAATGCCATTCAAGCCGGTGCATCGCAAGTAGAACTGCTGTGTGGGGAACGGAAAGAACAGGGGGAAGTGAGGAGGCGATCGCGCATTGAACAAATCGCCGTGTTAGATAATGGTTGTGGGATGGATGCGAATGTCTTACGTCTCGCCCTGCAATTTGGTAATGGTACTCATTTAGAAAAAGATAAACATACCGGAATCGGTCGTTTTGGTATGGGTTTACCCTCGTCTTCTATTTCTCAATGTCAGAGAGTTGATGTCTGGTCATGGCAAAATGGCATAGAAAACGCACTGCATAGTTACCTAGATTTAGATGAAATCAAAACTCGGCGGATGACCGAAGTACCAGAACCGACACCTCAACCAATTCCCATGACTTGGAGAAACATCGGTCATAAATTTGGTGACAGTGGCACATTAGTAGTATGGTCAAACATCGACCGTTGTATATGGCGCACCGGCAAAGCAATTATTGATAATTCTGAATTTGTGATTGGTAGAATGTACCGCAAATTTATTAATAGCGGTAAAGTCAAAATCCGTATGGTAGCCTTTGATTTAGAAGCTTTATATAGCCTGATTTTAGAAAAATATGCCCTACCCAATGACCCAGGTTATCTAATAGAAAAAACATCTTGCGATCCACCATTTGATAATCAGGCGATGTTCCAAACTTGGCAGGGAGATACATCTTATGAAGCCACTTTTACTATTAATTTTAATGAACAAGAACATGAAGTCAAAGTTCGTTTTTCTTATGCTAAAGAAGAAGCACGGCTAATAGAGGGAGTGAATAATCCAGGAAGTACACCTCACGGACAACACGCTAAGAAAAACATTGGCGTTTCTATAGTTCGTGCTGGTAGAGAATTAGAGCTAGATATCGGAATTGTGAATGGTTATGAAGCAACAGAACGCTGGTGGGGAGTAGAAGTAGAATTTCCACCCTCTCTTGATGATATTTTTGGAGTCACCAATAATAAACAATCCGCTCGTAATTTTAGTGAACTTTTAAGAGTCAATATTCAATCTTTATTGGATGAAGGTAAAACAATTACCCAATTAAAAGAAGAACTTAAAGAAGACGGAGATCCAAAAAGTCCTCTTTTAGATATAGCTCATAAAATAAATACTCAATTAAGTGTTATCCGTGGTTTACTCAAAGCACAAACAAAAGGTACTCGTAGTAACCCAGAAAAACGCCATGACCCTTATAAACCTGAAAAAGTAGCAACAACTGTAACTAAAGAACGTAAATCACAAGGTTATAAAGGTCAAAGTGATATAGATGAACAATTACCCAAAGAAGAACGTAAACAAGTTATCAAAGAAACTCTTAAAGAAGACGGAGTAACTGAAACCAAAGCCGAATTATTAGCCGCCACAACAGTAGATGACGGTTTAAAGTATACCTTTGTCGAATCTCCGCTTGATACACCTGCTTTCTTCTCCGTTAAACCTAGAGGCGGAGCAATTATTGTTACTCTAAATACCAATCATCCAGCTTATAAAAACTTAGTTGAAATATTAGAAGAAGATGTAGATAAAGCCGATATAGATACCTTACGTTCTCGCTTAGTTAACTCTTTAGATGGTTTAAAATTACTGCTAATGGCATGGGCAAGATATGAAGATGAACAGCCCGATGGTAAATTTAAAGATAATGCTCAAGATACCCGCATTGATTGGGGGAGAGTCGCTAGGAGGTTTTTAGAGAATGAATAG
- a CDS encoding phosphoadenosine phosphosulfate reductase family protein, which yields MAEKKVRHILGLSGGKDSTALAVLLHKEIPEMEYFFCDTHKELPETYDYLDRIKARLGLKIHYLSDKRGFDHWLAIHDGLLPSPQMRWCTVKMKIKPLEDFVGDDEAISYVGIRADENRDGYISTKPNIKPVFPFKEQGLVRADIIRLLEESGIGLPDYYRWRSRSGCFFCFFQRKYEWVMLAQEHPDLFQKAVEYESNHADGRTYTWTDGESLLQLLARKDEIIAQHEKLMAKEKNEAFNPYVAETLEALLDKEDDNLPCLACHL from the coding sequence ATGGCAGAGAAAAAAGTTAGACATATACTGGGGCTTTCTGGGGGTAAGGATAGCACGGCTTTAGCGGTATTACTGCATAAGGAAATTCCAGAGATGGAATACTTTTTTTGTGATACCCATAAGGAATTACCGGAAACTTACGATTATCTTGACCGCATTAAAGCCCGTCTGGGGCTTAAAATTCATTATCTCAGTGATAAACGCGGTTTTGACCATTGGTTAGCGATTCATGATGGTTTGTTACCTTCTCCCCAAATGCGGTGGTGTACGGTGAAGATGAAAATTAAGCCGTTGGAGGATTTTGTGGGGGATGATGAGGCTATTAGTTATGTTGGTATCCGTGCTGATGAAAACCGTGATGGTTATATCTCCACTAAACCTAATATTAAACCTGTGTTTCCTTTTAAGGAACAGGGTTTAGTTAGGGCTGATATTATTCGGCTTTTAGAAGAAAGTGGAATTGGACTCCCTGACTATTATCGCTGGCGCAGTCGTTCTGGGTGTTTTTTCTGTTTCTTCCAACGCAAGTATGAATGGGTAATGTTGGCGCAGGAACATCCTGATTTATTTCAAAAGGCTGTTGAGTATGAATCTAATCATGCTGATGGACGTACCTATACTTGGACTGATGGGGAAAGTTTATTGCAGCTTCTAGCACGCAAGGATGAAATTATTGCTCAACATGAAAAGTTAATGGCTAAAGAGAAAAACGAAGCTTTTAACCCTTATGTAGCTGAAACATTAGAAGCACTTTTAGATAAAGAAGATGATAATTTGCCTTGTTTAGCTTGTCATTTGTAA
- a CDS encoding DUF4912 domain-containing protein gives MAKERPPLEEMTLRQLRKVASEFSISRYSRMRKSQLLASIQEVQRQKASLNPSRSLEAQETVEAAKFELGQEDRTGGSLADVDEALADLPGGYGDSRIVLLPRDPQWAYAYWDIANDHKEELRRQGGQQLALRIYDVTDVNLEYQSPHSIQEYPADELAREWYIPIPVSDRDYVLDIGYRAFDGRWLVLARSARVHIPPVYPSDWIEDVFITVNFEEDLRGKTLYELVPPAKKTPAVSASNSNGNPIYDEIFGMAESAEAQRVAGSLFGSMQQVPGSARPEQAISSYVFPSGVGMWAVPTASGINMSGVGMSGVGFSASAVPMRPRQFWLIADAELIVYGATEPDATVTIGGRPIKLNPDGTFRFQMSFQDGLIDYPILAVAADGEQTRSIHMKFNRETPSRNTNTKDEAVLEWLS, from the coding sequence ATGGCAAAAGAACGCCCACCGCTAGAAGAGATGACACTGCGACAACTACGTAAAGTTGCCAGCGAATTTAGCATCTCTCGCTATAGCCGGATGAGGAAATCTCAATTACTAGCATCAATTCAAGAAGTTCAGCGTCAAAAAGCATCGCTTAACCCATCTCGCTCACTGGAGGCACAGGAAACCGTGGAAGCAGCAAAATTTGAACTTGGTCAAGAAGACCGTACTGGTGGATCTCTAGCTGATGTTGATGAAGCATTGGCAGATTTACCAGGTGGTTACGGTGACAGTCGGATTGTCCTGTTACCGCGTGATCCTCAGTGGGCTTATGCTTACTGGGATATCGCCAACGACCATAAAGAAGAGTTGCGCCGCCAAGGGGGACAACAACTGGCACTGCGGATTTATGACGTTACCGATGTAAATCTCGAATACCAAAGCCCCCACAGCATCCAAGAGTATCCTGCTGATGAACTAGCGAGGGAATGGTATATTCCTATTCCAGTGAGCGATCGCGATTATGTTCTTGATATCGGTTATCGTGCCTTTGATGGCCGTTGGTTGGTACTAGCTCGTTCAGCGCGTGTTCACATTCCCCCCGTTTATCCCTCTGACTGGATTGAAGATGTCTTCATCACCGTCAACTTTGAGGAAGATTTACGCGGCAAAACCCTGTACGAACTCGTTCCCCCTGCGAAGAAAACACCTGCTGTTAGTGCTAGTAATAGCAATGGCAACCCCATCTACGACGAAATCTTTGGCATGGCAGAGTCCGCCGAAGCACAACGGGTTGCTGGTTCGCTGTTCGGTTCTATGCAGCAAGTCCCCGGTTCTGCCCGTCCAGAACAAGCTATCAGTTCCTACGTATTCCCATCTGGTGTAGGTATGTGGGCAGTTCCCACCGCTTCCGGCATCAATATGTCCGGTGTGGGAATGTCCGGTGTAGGCTTCTCCGCTTCCGCCGTACCAATGCGTCCTCGTCAGTTCTGGTTAATTGCTGATGCTGAGTTGATTGTTTACGGTGCAACTGAACCCGATGCTACTGTAACAATTGGTGGTCGTCCCATCAAGTTGAATCCAGATGGTACATTCCGCTTCCAGATGTCCTTCCAAGATGGCTTAATCGACTACCCCATTTTGGCTGTTGCGGCGGATGGTGAGCAAACACGCTCAATTCACATGAAATTTAATCGTGAAACCCCATCTCGTAACACCAATACTAAAGACGAAGCTGTTTTAGAATGGCTTTCTTAG
- a CDS encoding IMS domain-containing protein, translated as MRIPLDYYRILGLPLAASEEQLRQAYSDRIVQLPRKEYSQAAIASRKQLIEEAYVVLSDSKERSSYDQLYLAHAYDPDSSGSAKVALENRQNSSQGKFNAHNLSIEIASDELVGALLILQELGEYELVLKLGRTYLGNQNGVVPKKGVHLATEEFLQNTERPDIILTVALACLELGREQWQQGHYENAAISLETGQEMLAREGLFPNVQAEIQADLYKLRPYRILELLALPPDQTVERHQGLELLQNILDDRGGIDGNGHDESGLSIDDFLRFIQQLRHYLTVAEQHKLFEAESKRPSAVATYLAVYASIARGFTHRQPALIRHAKQMLMRLSKRQDVHLEQSLCALLLGQTEEASRVLELSQEYESLAFIREKSQDSPDLLPGLCLYAEQWLQNEVFPHFRDLAKQQALLKDYFANPQVQAYLEALPNDAETTNEWKVINRTQYRNHTSGTTRPESDHHRTPDPELPATNNHRVAESVNSTAFRENTAPIPPYTGIPHPEAPVKSQIPAVQHTARANQHPSSAPRPTPTTKRRRRKPKETASREQNRPHPQRQLVGTLDPKTRLVWTVFISMGGILVFWLLVSTIFGTVKNLFFPAPALQAETFLTQLNEPLIATLENNSALQSQDGGVTEAIAEGVIKTWLSTKASALGPNHEIEGLAGILTGSALSQWRFTAQQVRARDSYRMYSHSVRVENINKFDRDPDRALVRATVREITQFYENGQRRNSTDENLRVRYELVRQADGWRIQSMAAVVN; from the coding sequence GTGCGAATTCCGCTTGATTACTACCGAATTTTAGGACTACCATTAGCGGCAAGCGAGGAACAGTTGCGGCAAGCGTATAGCGATCGCATTGTACAATTGCCACGCAAAGAGTATTCTCAAGCAGCAATTGCTTCCCGTAAACAACTTATAGAAGAAGCTTACGTGGTTTTATCAGATTCCAAGGAACGTAGTAGTTACGACCAGTTATATCTTGCTCATGCTTATGATCCAGATAGCTCTGGTAGTGCCAAAGTAGCACTAGAAAATCGTCAGAACAGCAGTCAGGGTAAGTTTAATGCTCACAATCTCAGTATTGAAATTGCCTCTGATGAGTTAGTTGGTGCTTTATTAATCCTGCAAGAACTAGGAGAATACGAGCTAGTGCTAAAACTAGGTCGTACCTATTTGGGGAATCAAAACGGTGTAGTGCCTAAAAAAGGCGTTCATCTGGCTACTGAGGAATTTCTTCAAAATACTGAACGCCCAGATATTATTCTGACTGTTGCTCTGGCTTGTTTAGAATTAGGTCGTGAGCAATGGCAGCAAGGTCACTACGAAAATGCGGCTATTTCTCTCGAAACCGGCCAAGAAATGTTAGCTCGTGAAGGTCTGTTTCCTAATGTCCAGGCAGAAATTCAAGCTGACCTTTATAAGTTACGCCCCTATCGCATTCTAGAATTACTGGCACTACCTCCAGATCAGACCGTCGAACGTCACCAAGGTCTGGAATTGCTGCAAAATATCTTAGACGATCGCGGTGGCATTGACGGCAATGGTCATGATGAATCGGGCTTAAGTATAGATGACTTTCTCCGCTTCATCCAGCAACTACGCCACTATTTAACAGTCGCCGAACAACACAAGCTGTTTGAGGCGGAAAGTAAACGTCCTTCGGCTGTGGCTACCTACTTGGCTGTCTACGCCTCCATTGCACGGGGATTTACCCACCGTCAACCCGCTTTGATTCGTCATGCCAAGCAAATGCTCATGCGTCTGTCTAAACGGCAAGATGTACATTTAGAACAGTCTCTCTGTGCGCTGTTATTAGGGCAAACTGAAGAAGCATCCCGCGTTCTAGAACTGAGCCAAGAATATGAATCCCTAGCTTTTATTCGAGAAAAATCTCAAGATTCCCCAGACTTACTGCCTGGTTTGTGCCTTTATGCTGAACAATGGCTACAAAATGAAGTATTTCCCCATTTTCGGGATTTAGCCAAGCAGCAAGCATTGCTGAAAGATTATTTTGCTAACCCCCAAGTCCAAGCTTATCTAGAAGCTCTGCCTAATGATGCAGAAACTACTAATGAGTGGAAGGTCATTAATCGCACGCAGTACCGTAATCATACCAGTGGAACGACTCGACCTGAGTCAGATCACCACAGAACGCCAGATCCAGAGTTACCAGCAACCAACAACCACAGAGTAGCAGAATCGGTCAATTCTACAGCATTTAGAGAAAATACTGCGCCTATACCCCCATACACTGGCATACCGCATCCAGAAGCACCTGTTAAATCGCAGATACCTGCTGTACAGCATACAGCTAGGGCTAATCAGCATCCAAGCTCTGCACCTCGCCCAACTCCAACTACTAAGCGCAGGAGACGCAAGCCCAAGGAAACTGCTAGCCGAGAGCAGAATCGTCCTCACCCACAGCGTCAGTTGGTCGGTACGTTAGATCCCAAAACCCGCTTAGTGTGGACTGTATTTATTTCTATGGGAGGGATATTAGTTTTTTGGCTGTTAGTCTCAACCATTTTTGGTACAGTCAAGAATCTGTTTTTCCCCGCACCTGCTTTACAGGCAGAAACATTTTTGACTCAACTCAATGAACCGTTAATAGCCACCCTAGAGAACAACAGTGCTTTACAGTCCCAGGATGGTGGGGTGACAGAAGCAATAGCCGAAGGGGTGATTAAAACTTGGCTATCCACCAAAGCCTCAGCATTAGGACCTAACCACGAGATTGAGGGTTTAGCTGGAATTTTAACGGGTTCTGCCTTGTCACAGTGGCGATTCACTGCCCAGCAAGTGAGAGCAAGAGACAGCTATCGGATGTATAGCCACAGCGTCAGAGTCGAAAATATCAATAAATTTGATAGAGATCCCGATCGCGCTTTAGTCAGAGCTACCGTCAGGGAAATCACTCAATTCTACGAAAATGGTCAAAGAAGAAATTCAACTGATGAAAATCTCCGTGTGCGCTATGAATTAGTTCGGCAAGCAGACGGGTGGCGAATTCAGAGCATGGCAGCCGTTGTCAATTAA
- a CDS encoding cysteine desulfurase family protein, translating into MTKIIYLDYHSTTPVDPRVAEKVMYYMTTAFGNANSVDHSYGDEAAKAVKQARQQIAELINASPKEIIFTSGATESINLAIQGHISQQNTPAKIIVSPVEHKAVLDTCKALAKKGLIEVICLKVNQQAQIDLEHLAKVCSKGAALICVMAANNEVGTIYPIEKIGAIASSHNIPFLCDASQAVGKIPLNFQDWGITYLAISGHKLYAPKGVGALVVRKNHHLPPMIYGGGHQQGLRSGTLNVPGIAGLGEACRLRGLEMERDESKIAVLRSQLQNLLQSKIPNLVVNGDLNNRLSGNLHISIPDIPNTAIIARLRHQLAISTGAACSSGIVAPSHVLQAMNLSENIIEGALRIGIGKFTTKAEIETASSLIINAVNAIHQIYFL; encoded by the coding sequence ATGACTAAAATAATCTACCTCGATTACCACTCAACTACTCCAGTTGACCCCAGAGTAGCCGAGAAAGTCATGTACTATATGACTACCGCCTTTGGTAATGCTAATAGTGTAGATCATAGTTATGGAGACGAAGCAGCAAAAGCAGTTAAGCAAGCACGTCAACAAATAGCAGAATTAATCAACGCTTCCCCCAAAGAAATTATTTTTACATCTGGTGCAACAGAAAGCATTAACTTAGCAATTCAAGGACATATTTCTCAACAAAATACCCCCGCCAAAATCATTGTTTCCCCAGTTGAACACAAAGCCGTTTTAGATACCTGCAAAGCATTAGCTAAAAAAGGATTGATTGAAGTTATTTGCTTAAAAGTCAATCAACAAGCGCAGATTGATTTAGAACATCTAGCAAAAGTCTGCTCAAAAGGTGCTGCTTTAATTTGTGTGATGGCGGCTAACAACGAAGTAGGGACAATTTACCCCATAGAAAAAATTGGCGCGATCGCCTCATCCCACAATATCCCTTTTTTATGCGACGCATCCCAAGCAGTAGGGAAAATTCCCCTCAACTTCCAAGACTGGGGGATTACCTATCTAGCTATTTCTGGACATAAACTCTACGCACCCAAAGGCGTTGGTGCATTAGTAGTCAGGAAAAATCATCATCTCCCACCGATGATTTACGGCGGGGGACATCAACAGGGACTCAGATCCGGTACACTCAACGTCCCCGGAATCGCTGGTTTAGGGGAAGCTTGCAGATTGAGAGGTTTGGAGATGGAAAGGGATGAAAGTAAAATTGCAGTTTTGCGATCGCAATTACAAAACCTCCTACAATCAAAAATCCCTAACTTAGTAGTGAACGGAGACTTAAACAACCGCTTATCAGGTAACTTACATATTTCTATCCCTGACATCCCCAATACTGCCATAATTGCGAGACTGCGCCATCAATTAGCTATATCTACAGGTGCTGCTTGTTCATCAGGTATTGTTGCACCCTCTCACGTTCTACAAGCTATGAATCTCTCAGAAAATATAATTGAAGGTGCATTAAGAATTGGTATTGGTAAATTTACAACCAAAGCAGAAATCGAAACAGCATCCTCTCTGATCATTAATGCAGTCAATGCAATTCATCAAATTTATTTTTTATAA
- a CDS encoding HNH endonuclease domain-containing protein: MGKAGQALKQVLESYNISQSQLAAGLGVERPIVFRWYHEKIDPTAETVAEIVKALNKINQSAANDFIQVYLGDLILFRNPIMNQDLPLSDKVNVTVLSQIFNNITNSYKYLYFLSILDILKRRNFDTLSPISFREIIVEILANAWYPHNYFKLSFGKQDQIANKLDALELEITEPILKFRDTDKKLLRTAINNQNLDDIVISINRYVSYRLIRPFFAQETRGLKDYDVNPAIINLANNQFDTRKPLYCFNSEDQKNCNAIILHPDWIQYLEENYTIVRGWAAWEWLNYMQQRNPSTPNVVNKLFMPQERDYLGNQTKYWKTILEHREIECIYSKIKLNKNEISLDHYLPWSFVAHDQLWNLIPTTKSVNSSKSNNLPSETYLRDFVSLQHLGLTIYKQNVSQTKWLNDIESFVAELKVDQPDDLLNLEILMNVYTKTIQPLISLATLQGFSPNWVYT, from the coding sequence ATGGGAAAAGCAGGACAAGCACTTAAACAGGTTTTAGAGTCTTACAACATCAGCCAAAGCCAACTCGCGGCGGGTTTAGGTGTTGAGCGTCCGATTGTCTTCCGTTGGTATCATGAAAAAATTGATCCTACGGCTGAAACTGTTGCAGAAATTGTCAAGGCGTTAAATAAGATTAATCAATCTGCTGCTAATGATTTTATTCAAGTATATTTAGGAGATTTAATTTTATTTAGAAATCCCATCATGAATCAGGATTTACCACTGTCAGATAAAGTTAATGTTACAGTTTTATCCCAAATATTTAACAATATTACTAACTCATATAAATATCTTTATTTTTTATCAATATTAGATATTCTCAAAAGAAGAAATTTTGATACTTTATCGCCTATTAGCTTTCGGGAAATTATTGTCGAGATATTAGCTAATGCTTGGTATCCACACAATTATTTTAAACTGTCTTTTGGGAAGCAAGACCAAATTGCTAATAAATTAGATGCTCTTGAACTTGAAATTACAGAACCGATTTTAAAGTTTAGAGATACTGATAAAAAGCTTTTGCGGACAGCCATTAATAACCAAAATCTCGATGATATTGTTATTTCAATTAATCGCTATGTGTCTTATCGTTTAATTCGTCCTTTCTTTGCTCAAGAAACAAGGGGCTTAAAAGATTATGATGTTAATCCCGCTATTATTAATTTAGCTAACAATCAATTTGATACTAGAAAGCCTTTATATTGCTTCAATTCTGAAGACCAAAAAAATTGTAACGCCATTATTTTGCATCCTGACTGGATTCAGTATTTAGAGGAGAATTACACAATAGTTAGGGGTTGGGCTGCTTGGGAATGGTTGAATTATATGCAGCAGAGAAACCCCAGCACCCCTAATGTAGTTAATAAATTATTTATGCCACAAGAGAGAGATTATCTAGGTAATCAAACTAAATATTGGAAAACCATTTTAGAACATCGAGAGATTGAATGTATTTATTCTAAAATTAAATTAAATAAGAATGAAATTTCTTTAGATCATTATTTACCTTGGTCTTTTGTAGCTCATGATCAGTTATGGAATTTAATTCCAACTACAAAATCTGTTAATTCTTCTAAGTCTAATAATTTACCATCAGAAACATATTTACGTGATTTTGTATCATTACAGCATTTAGGCTTAACTATTTATAAGCAAAATGTCTCTCAAACAAAATGGTTAAATGATATTGAATCTTTTGTGGCAGAGTTGAAAGTTGATCAACCAGATGATTTATTAAATTTAGAAATTCTGATGAATGTTTATACAAAAACTATCCAACCTTTGATTTCTTTAGCTACTCTGCAAGGTTTTAGCCCTAATTGGGTTTACACTTGA